AGAGGATCGTCACCGAGGAGTACAAACGGGCGGGAATGACGCCGGCCATGGTGAATACGGGGGCGATCATCATCACCGGAGACACGGCGCGCAAGAAGAATGCCAACCAGCTGCTTTCGGCGCTCTCCGCGCTGAGCGGCGATTTCGTGGTGGCGACGGCGGGGCCGGACCTTGAGTCCGTCCTGTCGGCGCGCGGCGCGGGTACGGACAAGATATCCGAGGACAACCGCGCGGTGGTCGCGAATCTGGATGTCGGCGGCGGCACGAGCAACATCGCGCTCTATGAGAAGGGCAGCCTGCGCGGCGTCACCTGCCTCGACATCGGCGGCCGCCTTGTGAAGGTGGAGAACGACTTCATCACCTACGTCTATCCGAAGATAGAAAAGATCGCCGCCGACAACGGGCTCGCCGTCAAAGCGGGCGAGAGGGCGGACGCGGAGCGGCTGCGCAGCCTCTGCCGCCTGATGGCGGGATACCTCGCGGAGGCTGTCGGCCTTCTGCCGCGGTCGGAGAGCTGCCGTTACCTTTATACGAACGACGGCAAGGGGCTCCCCGAGGGGCTTCCCGCTATCACGGGAGTGACCTTCTCGGGCGGCGTGGCAGACTTTGTTTACAGCCCTTCGCAGGGCGACCTTTTCCGTTTCGGAGACATCGGCGTCATCCTAGGGGACGAGATCAGAAAGCAGCCCGCCTTCTCGCAGGTGAAGCTCTATACGCCGGCGGAGACGATCCGGGCGACGGTGGTCGGCGCGGGGACCTGCGCCACGGAGATCAGCGGCAGCACGATCGCCTACACGCCGGGGATACTGCCGATACAGAATATCCCGATCCTGCGCGTGCCGGATGAGGATGAGGCTACTCCCGAAAGGGTGGAGCGCTCGATAAAGTTCCAGCTGCCGCTCTTTATGCCGGAGGGGCGGCAGGAGCAGATCGCGATCTCGCTCTCGGGCGACCGCTATAAGTCGTTTTCCGCGGTACAGCGGCTGGCCGAGGCGGTGATCTCCGGAGCCCGCACGCTGATAGACGGCCCCTTCCCGCTGATAGTCGTCGTCGAGACGGATATCGGCAAGGCGCTGGGGCACGCGCTCAATGTAAAGCTTGATCACAAAAAGCCGGTGATCTGTATCGACGGGATACATTCAGCCAGCGGTGATTATATAGATTTAGGCGAGCCTGTATTTGGAGGACATGTGCTGCCGGTCGTGATAAAGACGCTTATTTTCAATTCCTGAGCGGAAAATTTTTCTTCCGGCCTCAGATTTCGTAGTTACATCAAAAATGGAGAGGTGATAGCTGCATGAAGCTCAAGACAAAACTTTTGGGCCATACCTATGAATTTAAGTCACTGCGCGAGGTAATGGCCAAAGCGAACGAGGAGAAGTCGGGCGACAAACTTGCCGGGATCGCCGCGGAAAACGCGGAGGAACGGGTCGCCGCGAAGGTCGTCCTTTCCGAAGTGACGCTCGCGGAGCTGCGCAACACCCCCGCCGTGCCCTATGAGCAGGACGAGGTTACGCGCATCATCCAGGACGACATCAGCGAAAGGATCTATGACGAACATAAGAATATGACGGTCAGCGAATTCCGCGAATGGCTTCTGGACGAGGAGACGACGACGGCGATGATCCGCCGCGCTTCGCGCGGGCTGACGTCGGAGATGGTCTCCGCCGTCTGCAAGCTGATGGGCAACCTTGATCTCATCTACGCGGCGAAGAAGATCCCCGTCACGGCCCACTGCAACACGACGATCGGCCTGCCGGGGACCTTCTCGTCGCGCCTTCAGCCCAACAACACGACCGATGATCCCAAGGGCATCATCGCCTCGGTGATGGAGGGTTTCAGCCTCGGCTGCGGCGACGCGGTGCTCGGGCTCAACCCTGTTGACGACAGCGTTGAGTCGGTGGCGCGCATCCTGAAGATGTTCGACGAGTTCAAGAACAAGTGGGAAGTCCCGACGCAGATCTGCGTTCTGGCGCACGTTACGACGCAGACGGAGGCGGTGCGCAAGTTCAACGCGCCGATAGACCTCATGTTCCAGTCGATCGCCGGCTCCCAGAAGGGCAACGAGGCCTTCGGGCTCACCGCCGCGATGCTTGAGGAGGGGCGTGAAATGATGCTCCGCCACGGCACCTCGACGGGGCCGAATGTAATGTATTTCGAGACGGGGCAGGGCTCCGAGCTCTCCTCCGACGCGCATAACGGCTGGGACCAGCTGACGATGGAGGCGCGCTGCTACGGCTTCGCCCGCCATTACCACCCGTTCCTGGTCAACACCGTCGTCGGCTTCATCGGGCCGGAATATCTCTATGACTCGAAGCAGGTGACGCGCGCGGGGCTGGAGGACCATTTCATGGGCAAGCTGTCCGGGATACCGATGGGCTGCGACGCCTGCTATACAAACCATATGAAGGCCGATCAGAACGACATCGAGAACCTCGCGGCGCTGCTCGTGGCGGCCGGCTGCAACTACATCATGGGCGTCCCCCAGGGCGACGACTGCATGCTCATGTACCAGTGCACGGGCTATCACGAGGCCCAGACGCTGCGCGAGATATTCGGCCTGCGCCCGATCAAGCCCTTCGAGAAGTGGCTCGAGAAGATGGGCTTCCTCAAAGACGGCCGCCTCACGCCGCTGGCGGGAGACGCCTCGGCATTCGCGGGCAGATAGGAGGCTTTGAAAATGGTAGATCAGAATATGCTTAAAACGATCATAGAGCAGGTACTGACGGAGATGAATCTTGGAAACGCCGCTCCGGTCCGGTCGCCGGCCGCCGCCGAGGTCGCGGACGTCGTTAAAAATTCCGACGGGCTGACCACGGAAAGCGTCGTGAAGGTGGACGACGGCTTCATCCCCGACGTTTCGGCGATCGATATCCGCAAACAGTATCTGGTGGAAACCCCGCTGAACCGCGACGCCTATTACGACCTCAAGCAGTACGCTCCCGCCCGCCTCGGCATCGGCAAAGCGGGCGCCCGCTACAAGACGCTGCCGGTGCTTGAGTTCCGCGCCGCGCACTCCGCGGCGCAGGACGCGGTATTCTCGCCGATGGATCTGGAGTTCGTCGAGAAGCTGAACCTCTTCGTCGTCCGCACCATGTGCACCAGCAAGGACGAATACCTGACGCGGCCGGACCTCGGCCGCAAGCTGACTCCCGAGGGAGTGGCGATGATAAAGGAAAAATGCAAGAAGAACCCCACGGTGCAGATATTCGTCTCCGACGGGCTCTCGTCGGCGGCGGTAGTGGCGAACATCCCCGACCTGCTTCCGGCTCTCATGCAGGGACTTCAGAGCTACGGCATCGACGTAGGCACTCCCTTCTTTGTGGAATATGGGCGCGTCGGCGTCGAGGATGAGATCACGGAGATCACGGGAGCCACCGTCACCTGCGACCTCGTGGGCGAACGCCCCGGCCTGATCACCGCCGAATCGATGTCGGCCTACATCACCTATAAGGGTACGGTCGGCATGCCCGAGGCACGAAGGACGGTAATCTCAAACATCCATAAAGACGGCACGCCGCCTGTCGAGGCGGGGGCCCACATCGCGGAAGTCATCAAGATAATGCTGGAAAAGAAGGCCAGCGGAACAGACCTGAAACTGTAACAGGGGAGGCACGGGCTATGAAAAGAGATCCTTTAAAGGCTAATGTACTTGCAACACAGATAATTCCCAACGTTGACCCCTCTCTCGCCAAAGAGCTGGGGCTGTCGCCCTCTCAGCGTTCGCTGGCGCTCATCACCTCGGACTCCGACGACGTCACCTACACGGCGCTCGACGAGGCGACGAAAGCCGCCGACGTTCAGGTCGTATACGCGAAGAGCATGTACGCCGGGGCCGGCAACGCGACGACGAAGTACGTGGGAGAGATAATCGGCATCCTCGCGGGGCCGAACCCCGCCGAGGTCAAGAGCGGTCTGGCCGCCGCGGTGGATATGATAGAAAATGTGGCGCACTTCGTCTCGGCGAACGACGACGACTCGGTGCCCTACTACGCCTTCTGCATATCGCGCACCGGCTCCTATCTCTCGAAGGTGGCGGGCATCGCCGAGGGAGAGGCGCTCGCCTACCTCATCGCGCCGCCGCTGGAGGCGGTCTACGGCATGGACGCCGCGATGAAAGCCGCCGACGTCAGCATGTGCGCATTCTACGCGCCGCCCTCCGAAACAAACTTTGGCGGCGGCCTGCTCACCGGCTCACAGTCGGCTTGCAAGGCGGCCTGCGACGCCTTCGCGGCGGCGATAGAGTACGTCGCGGAGAACCCGAAAGTATAGACGATGAAAGCGTTGGGGCTGATGGAATTTCTCGGATACCTGCCCGCGGTAGACGGGTTGGACGTCGCGCTGAAAGCGGCCGGCGTCCGGCTTCAGAGCTGCCGCCGCGACGGAGGCGGCCTCGTCTCGCTCCTGATAACGGGCGAGGTGGCCGCGGTCAAGGCGTCGCTCTCCGCGGTGCGGGCGGCGTCCGGAAAGGCGCTGCTCTCATCGTCAGTGATAGCGCGCCCCGCGGATCAGCTTGCCGCGATGCTCGAGGGGATGTCTCCCTCTCCTCTGAGAGCTCCCGGGGCCGAAAAGAGGGAAGCGGGCGCGGATAAGTCCGAAAAAAAGTCACTCCTGCCGGCGGCGCTTCCGCCGGAACGTGAAGAAGAGGCGGCTCCATCAAAAGAGCCGGAAAAGGAGCTGAAGCGCGAAGAAAGCTTCGTCGATAAGGAACTCGGCGCAATGACGCTCAGAGAGCTCCGCGCGCTGGCGCGCCGGCTGGGGCTCTCCATGGGCGAGGAAAAGATACGGACCTCCAACAGGAAGACCCTCATTGCGGCGATAGAAAGGGAACAGGGGAGATAATATGCAGCTGCGTGACAAAGACCTTCTGTCCGTTCAAGAGGTGCGCGAACTGGTGAGCGCGGCGAAAGAGGCGCAGGCGGAACTTGCGGGCAAGAACCAGGAATACGTCGACCGGCTTGTGAAGTCGATCGCCGGCGCGGGCGTGAGAAACGCCGAACGCCTGGGACTCATGGCCTGCGAAGAGACCGGCTTCGGCATCCCCGCGGACAAAAAAATAAAGAATGTATTCGGAAGCCGCGCGGTCTATGAATATATCAAAGACCTGAAGACCGTCGGCGTAATAGACTGGGATGAAAAGAAACGGGTGCGCACGATCGCCGTCCCGCTCGGCGTCATCGCCGGGATCATCCCCTCGACGAACCCGACCTCGACGACCTTCTACAAGGCGCTCATCTCGCTGAAGGCGGGAAACGCCATCGTCTTCTCGCCGCACCCGCAGGCGAAGCGCTGCATCATGGAATCCGTCAAGGTGATAAAACAGGCGATCAGCGAGGCGGGCGGCAACGAAGACCTTGTCGGCTGCATCTCCATGCCGACGATGCAGGCGACCGAGTCGCTGATGCGCCACACGGACGTCGCGCTCATCCTGGCGACGGGCGGCGCGGCGATGGTGCGCGCGGCCTACTCCTCGGGAAATCCGGCGATCGGCGTCGGTCCCGGAAACGGGCCCTCCTTCATCGAGCGCTCCGCCGACCTCAAAGAGGCGGTGGCGCAGATAGTCGCCTCCAAGACCTTCGACAACGGCACGATCTGCGCCTCGGAACAGTCCGTGATCTGCACGGACGACTACTTTGAGGAGGTCAAGGCCGAGATGGAGCGGCAGGGCTGCTGCTTCCTCGACGACGGCGAACGGGCGAAGCTCGGCAAGTACATCCTCCGCGCGAACGGAACGATGAACCCCGAGATCGTCGGCAAAAGTGCGCAGGTCATCGCGAAACTCGCGGATATCACGATCCCCGCCGGCACCAGGATAATCGTAGCGCCGGAGGACGGCGTCGGCTACGGCCACCCATACTCGAACGAGAAACTCGCGCCGATACTGGCCTTCTACCGCGCGCCCGATTATAAGCAGGTCTGCGAAAAATGCGAAGAGATCCTTTGCTACGAGGGGGCGGGGCATACCTTCTCCATCCATTCGCAGAACGAGGAGATCATCGCCCACTTCTCGGCGCGCATCCCCGTTTCGCGCGTCATCGTCAACGGGGGAAGCACGCTGGGAGGGATAGGCGCGACGACGGGACTGGTGCCCGCGCTGACGCTCGGCTGCGGCGCGGAGGGCGGCAGCTCCACCTCCGACAACGTCGGGCCGCTCAACCTCATCAACAAGCGCCTCGTCGCCTATCCGCTGAAAACGACGGCGGAGGTGAGGGCCTCGATGCCGCCGTGTCCCGACGGCATCTGCGAAAGCGGCATCGACGAGGCGGCGCGGTTTGACAACGTGGACGTGAACGCGGTCGTGGCGGAAATACTGAAAAGATTAAGAGCCTAGCCGCCGGACGATACCGGACAGCGGTCAGGCAAAGTTTAAAAAATAAACTGACGGAGGAATGTAAAGATGATGAATCAGCAGGCGCTTGGAATGATAGAGACAAAAGGGCTCGTCCCCGCCATCGAGGCGGCGGATGCGATGGTAAAGGCGGCTAACGTCAACCTCATCGGCAAGGTTCAGGTGGGCGGCGGCCTCGTCACCGTCATGGTGCGCGGGGACGTCGGCGCGGTCAAGGCGGCGACTGACGCCGGCGCGGCGGCGGCGGAGCGCGTCGGAGAGCTTCTCTCCGTGCATGTGATCCCGCGCCCCGCGGAGGACGTGGACTACCTTCTGCCCACACTTAAAACAGAGGCGTAAGCGCGCCGAAAACATCGTGAGCCTCCGCCCGGCCGTTCACGGCCCGGACGGAGGCCCATATCGGAGACTGTCAGCGAGACAGGATTAAAAAGACAAAAGGAGTGGCGAAAATGGCAGACCAGCAGGCGCTTGGAATGATAGAGACAAAGGGGCTCGTCCCCGCGATAGAGGCCTCCGACGCGATGGTGAAGGCGGCCAACGTGAAACTTATCGGCAAGGTGCAGGTGGGCGGCGGCCTTGTGACCGTCATGGTACGCGGAGACGTCGGCGCGGTCAAGGCGGCGACTGACGCCGGCGCGGCGGCGGCCGAGCGTGTCGGCGAGCTGCTTTCCGTTCATGTGATCCCGCGTCCCGCGGCGGATGTCGACTACCTTCTGCCGACCTTGAAGTAAACCGGGACGCTCTTAGGAGTTGATTCCCTTGAGAGTTATTACAGAGGCGATGCTGCGCGACGAACTCAAAAGAAGCGAAATCGCTGAATATCGCGTGCCGGCGGGCATGATGCTCTCGCCCGCGGCGCGCGAGTATCTGCAGCAGCGGAAGATAAAGATAGGCAGGGAGTCCGCCTCCGAGCGCCCGCAGGCGGCGGCTCCCGCCGAAAAAAAGCCTGAGACGGCGCTCCCGCCGCAGGCGAAATACAGGGATTACGAGACGGGCGCGCTCTATCTTGAAAAACCGGAGTACATGACTCAGATCGAGGGAGACATGCTGGTGGTGAAAAACCATCCGCGGATAGCCTTTCGCGGCAAGCTGGACAGCCTCCAGGCGCTCATCGTGCTCGACCAGGCGATCTTGAGCGAAAAGGCGGGCTACGGCAAAGTGATCGCGGACCTTGACGACATCCTCGGCGTGCTGCGCGAGATAATGCGCTGCGACGCCCTGAACGAGCCGCTGCGTGTGGAGAAGATAATCGGCTTCACATCCGCAGAACTGCGCGAGCGTTCGCACGCGCCGATGAAATTCTTCCATGTGAAATACATGCGTCTGCCCGATTACAAGATGGGTGTCGCATACGCCCTGCTGAACCAACTGCGCGCGGCGGTGCGCGAAGCGGAGGTGACGGCGGTGAACGCCTTTAAGAACGGTACGAACTATGAGCGGCAGGATATCCTCGAAATATTCAACCGCCTCTCGAGCGCCGTACACATCATGATGTGCCTCTATTTGCAGGAGAACAACATATGAGCGGCGCGATGAACGGAATAACGGCGGAGATCGTGAACCGCGTGCTTGAAGCGATCGCGGAGGCCGGGCTCGTCGAGGTCGAGGTCTCGGCGCGCCATGTGCACCTCTCGGAAAAAGACTGGGAGATACTTTTCGGCTCCGCCCAAAAAGACCTGACGCCCAAGCGCCCCCTGTCCCAGCCCGGGCAATACCTCTCGGAAGAGCGCGTCAGCCTCATCACTCCGAAGGGCAGGATGGACAGGGTCGCGGTACTCGGCCCCTTCCGGGGCCAGACGCAGGTCGAACTTTCAAAGAGCGACTGCGTCTCCCTCGGCATCGACGCGCCGATAAGGGAGTCTGGGCATATCGACGGCAGCGGCCGCATCACGATAGAGGGGCCCAAGGGAGCGGTGACGATCCCCCAGGGCGTGATCATCGCGAAGCGCCACGTGCATGTGCCGGAGGCCGCCGCGCGGCACCTCGGCTTCAAAAACGGCGAGATCGTCAGCGTGCAGCTCTTCACCGACAGGCCGGTAATATTGCAGGACGTCGTGCTGCGCGTAAGCGATAAATTCAGCTACCGTATGCACATAGACTTTGACGAGGCGAACGCCGCGGACGTGCGCGGCTTCACGCTGGGACAGATATTGAAACAGGGGCCCGTCAAATGATGGACCTGAAAAGGGTGAACGCCTGCATGGCGAAGGTGGCGGCCTCCGAAAAGAGATGCTTCAAGCCGGCGGGGAAAAAACTCAAGGCCGGCCTCGATCTCGGTACCGCCTACATTGTCATCGTCGTGCTCGACGAAAACGACGACCCCGTGGCCTGTGAAAAAGAGGGGGCAAGCGTGCTCCGCGACGGCGTCGTCGTCGACTACCAGGGGGCGCTTGCGGTAGTGCGCCGGCTCAAAGGCGAGCTCGAAAGGCGGCTCGGCACCGAGCTCGGCAAGTGCGCGATCGCGATGCCCGCCGGGACCGAAAGCAGCGCCCGCACCCACCGGTACATCGCGGAGGGCGCAGGCTTCGAGGTGACCGAGATACTTGACGAGCCGACGGCGGCGAACTCCGTCTACAAGATAGAAAACGGCGTAGTCGTGGACATCGGCGGCGGTACGACGGGGCTCGCGATATTCAAAGACGGCGTCGTGGAGAAGATCTACGACGAACCGACCGGGGGGACGCACCTCAGCCTCGTCCTTTCGGGCAACTACCGGATACCTTTTGACCAGGCCGAGGTGATAAAGCAGGACTATCGGAAGCACGCGGAGATATTCCCCATCGTGCGCCCCGTGATCGAGAAGATGGCGACGATCGTCGCGCGCAACATAGACACGGACGAGACCGACACGATATACCTCTGCGGCGGAACGAGCTGCCTCACCGGCATCGAGGAGGTCTTTGAAAAGGTTACCGGCGTTCATACGGTGAAACCGGAAAATCCCTTCCTCGTCACCCCGACGGGGATCGCGATGAACTGCAAGGTATAGAGGGAAGGAGGCCTGCTTGAAAATGATCAACGAAGAGCTGATCGCGGAGATCGTGACGCGCGTCATTGAGAAACTGGCGGCGCTGGAAAACGCGCCCTGCGCCGCGGCCCCGGAGACGGGGAAAGACGCCGGCGAGATAAAGATCGAAAAACGCGTGATAACGGAAAAAGACATCATCGCCGCGCGCGGCGGCGGGGCCTCGGCGGTCTGTGTCGCGCGGCGCGCGATAATGACGGACCTGGCCAAAGAATACGCGCAGGCGCACGGGATCGTTATAAAACGCTGCTGACGGAGGGAAGATACGATGAAGGTCGCAAGAGTGATCGGCAATATATGGGCTACGCGCAAAGAACAGAAGCTCTCCGGCTTCACGCTCTTGATCCTTCAGCGCATAGATATAACGACGGGTCAGGACGACGGGGCGCCGATAGTCGCGGTCGACCTGATCGGCGCGGGCTGCGGCGAGATGGTGATATTTGTCGGAGGAAGCTCGGCGCGCAGCGCCGCGGGCGACATGTCAGTCCCCGTGGACGCCACGGTGGTGGCGATAGTTGACAACTTTGAACTGCCCGGCTGCAAGAGGGAGTGAAAAGATGGAATTATTAGAGGCGATAAAATGGGCGGGGGTAGTCGGCGAGGGCGGCGCGGGCTTTCCGACCTACGCGAAGCTTGATACGCGGGCCGAGTGCTTCATCGTCAACGGGGCCGAATGCGAGCCGCTCATCGAGACGGACAAATACCTCATGCGCACCTTCCCCGACGAGATCGTCGCGGGGACGGCGGCGGTGTCCGCCCACCTCGGCGCCAAACGTACCGTTATCGCGCTCAAGTCAAAATACAAGGCGGAGTCGGAGGCCCTCTCGCGGGCGATCGAAAAAAGCGGCGCGGCAATCGAGATCGTGAAAATGCCCGCCTTCTACCCGGCGGGAGACGAGCATACAATGGTCTACTACGTGACGGGCCGCAGCATCCCCGCGCGTGGCATCCCGATCAGCGTCGGCTGTGTCGTGGACAACGTCGGAACGATGCGGAGCGTTTACGAGGCGCTTGAGGGCAGGCCGGTGACGGACAAATACCTCTCCGTCACCGGGGACGTGCGCGAGCCGGTCATGCTGCGCGTGCCGATCGGCACATATTTCCGCGAATGCGTGGCGCTCGCGGGGACCGGGCTCTCCGAATACGCGGCCGTCAACGGCGGCCCGATGATGGGGCTGGTCCTCTCGGAAAAAGAAAAGATCGACGCGGCGGTGGTGACGAAGACGACGGGCAATATACTCGTCCTGCCGCCCGACCATTACCTTGTGGAACGTTCAAAACTCAAGATGCAGCGGATACGCCTCCAGTCACGCAGCGCCTGCATACAGTGCCGCTACTGCACCGACCTCTGCCCGCGCTGGCTCATCGGGCAGGAGATGGAGCCCCACCTGGTGATGCGCGGGCTGTGGATGGAGAGCCGGATAAAAGACGACGCGGAATTCGTGCGCGCCTTCGGCGACGCGATGAACTGCTGCAGCTGCGGGATATGCGAACTCTACGCCTGTCCGATGAACCTCTCGCCGCGCCGCGTCAACGAATACTTCAAAGGAGTATTGCGCTCGCGCGGCCTTGAATCCAAAGTCGAGCCGCATCCGGCGGCGCGCGGCTCGTTCGGCGACAGGCTGATACCGACGGAGAGGCTCGTCGCGCGCCTCGGCCTCCGGGACTACTATCCGGGACACGCCGGCCGGTGTATCGAATACCGGCCGAAAGAGGTCTTCATACCATTCCGGCAGAGCATCGGCAGGGCGGCGGAGGCGGTGGCGGAGAACGGCGCGCGGGTGCGCCGCGGCGACCTTATCGCGAAGGCGGCCGAGGGCCTTTCCTCGAATATCTACGCAAGCATAGACGGGACTGTAACAGATATCGGCGTGCAGGGCGCGCGCATAGTAAGCGGGGTGTAAATGAAGATGGGAAACGCTATCGGAATGATAGAACTATCGAGCATCGCGGAGGGCGTCAACACCGCCGACGTGATGGTGAAGGCGGCGAACGTCGAACTTATCCATGCCTCGACCGTCTGCCCCGGGAAATATGTGGCCATCGTCCACGGCGAGGTCGGCGCGGTGCGCGCCTCGATGAAGGCGGGGCTGGGCGCGGCGGGGCATTACGTCGTCGACGACCTGCTGATACCGAACATCGACCCGCAGATATGCCCGGCGATCATGATGACCACCGAGCCGGGGGAGATCGAGGCCGTGGGCGTCATAGAATACTTCTCCGTAGCCTCGGCGATAATGGCGGCCGACGTCGCGGTGAAAGCGGCTAATGTGAGGCTCATCGAAATACGCATCGGCTTCGCGATCGGCGGCAAAGGCTTCGTCACCCTCACGGGGGACGTCGGCTCGGTGCGCGCCGCCGTCGCCGCGGCTGCGAAAGAGGAGGCGCTGCTGGTTTCAAAGACGGTCATACCGAAGCCGTCGCGCCAGCTCGTAGAGAAACTTATATGAACCAAAACCGGAAACGCCGGGCCACGGCAGTGCCGGCGTCTTTGTAAAACAGGAAAGAGGGAATGAAAAATGTTCGACGAACTGATCAGCAACCTTTCAAACATACAGGTATTCACGGAAAGCCTGCATGGCTGGGTCAGCGGCCTCTCTGTCAACTCGGCGATCATCTTCGTGATGATGCTGTTCATGCTCCTGGGCGCGGTCGACAAGATCCGCGGCAACAAATGGGGCTACGGAGAGGAATTTGACAACGGATTCAACGCGATGGGCCCGCTCGCCATCGCGATGGCCGGCGTCGTCGCCGCCGCGCCGGTGCTCGCGATAATCCTCAAACCGATCATCGTTCCCATCTACGGCATGGTCGGCTCCGACGCCTCGATGTTCGCGACGACGCTGCTCGCCTGCGACATGGGAGGCTATCCGCTCGCGATGAAACTTGCCGCCAACGAATCGATCGGCAACTTCTCGGGGCTGATACTCGGCACGATGATGGGGCCGACGATCGTCTTCACGATACCCGTAGCGCTGTCGATCATCAAAGTGCAGGACCGCCCCTACCTCGGCGCGGGCGTCCTCGCGGGACTCATCACCGTCCCGCTCGGCTGCATCGCGGGCGGCCTGCTGATGAACATGACGCCCTACAAGATAGACCTGGGGA
The window above is part of the Cloacibacillus evryensis DSM 19522 genome. Proteins encoded here:
- the eutJ gene encoding ethanolamine utilization protein EutJ, which codes for MMDLKRVNACMAKVAASEKRCFKPAGKKLKAGLDLGTAYIVIVVLDENDDPVACEKEGASVLRDGVVVDYQGALAVVRRLKGELERRLGTELGKCAIAMPAGTESSARTHRYIAEGAGFEVTEILDEPTAANSVYKIENGVVVDIGGGTTGLAIFKDGVVEKIYDEPTGGTHLSLVLSGNYRIPFDQAEVIKQDYRKHAEIFPIVRPVIEKMATIVARNIDTDETDTIYLCGGTSCLTGIEEVFEKVTGVHTVKPENPFLVTPTGIAMNCKV
- a CDS encoding EutN/CcmL family microcompartment protein, encoding MKVARVIGNIWATRKEQKLSGFTLLILQRIDITTGQDDGAPIVAVDLIGAGCGEMVIFVGGSSARSAAGDMSVPVDATVVAIVDNFELPGCKRE
- a CDS encoding 4Fe-4S dicluster domain-containing protein, coding for MELLEAIKWAGVVGEGGAGFPTYAKLDTRAECFIVNGAECEPLIETDKYLMRTFPDEIVAGTAAVSAHLGAKRTVIALKSKYKAESEALSRAIEKSGAAIEIVKMPAFYPAGDEHTMVYYVTGRSIPARGIPISVGCVVDNVGTMRSVYEALEGRPVTDKYLSVTGDVREPVMLRVPIGTYFRECVALAGTGLSEYAAVNGGPMMGLVLSEKEKIDAAVVTKTTGNILVLPPDHYLVERSKLKMQRIRLQSRSACIQCRYCTDLCPRWLIGQEMEPHLVMRGLWMESRIKDDAEFVRAFGDAMNCCSCGICELYACPMNLSPRRVNEYFKGVLRSRGLESKVEPHPAARGSFGDRLIPTERLVARLGLRDYYPGHAGRCIEYRPKEVFIPFRQSIGRAAEAVAENGARVRRGDLIAKAAEGLSSNIYASIDGTVTDIGVQGARIVSGV
- a CDS encoding BMC domain-containing protein yields the protein MKMGNAIGMIELSSIAEGVNTADVMVKAANVELIHASTVCPGKYVAIVHGEVGAVRASMKAGLGAAGHYVVDDLLIPNIDPQICPAIMMTTEPGEIEAVGVIEYFSVASAIMAADVAVKAANVRLIEIRIGFAIGGKGFVTLTGDVGSVRAAVAAAAKEEALLVSKTVIPKPSRQLVEKLI